ATTGTCGCAGGCTACGGCGACGGTCTGTTCGGTACGAATGACAATATTACGAGAGAGCAGCTGGTTACTATTCTGAGCAACTATGCCCATAAGAAAGGGCTTAATGTTTCCCAAACGACCGACCTTTCAGCGTACAAGGACACAGCCGAAATATCATCGTGGGCGCTGGATGCCATGAAGTGGGCCAGAGCCCAGGGCTTGATGCAGGGAAGAAGCACAACTACGCTGGCTCCGAAAGGAACAGCAACGCGCGCCGAGGTCGCGACTATACTCATGCGTTATATGGAAAACTTTATGAAATAGTATCTACAAGCTGTCCGGCTCCCTTCGGGCAAGCCAAAGGGAGCCGGATTCCCTAATTTTGTATTTTGTTACTGCCCGCTATATATGCGGATGATCAGTGCGGAGGCAGCTGTTCCTATCTAAAAAACATCCGTCAAGCTTGGTGAACCGCCGTATACCGAACGGTACGTACGGTGGTGGAGAGGACGGGGGCTAGACGCCCCCTCCTACTCGATTGCTCGCCCAAGGGCATTATCCTTAGGGCGAAAGTCCCGAAGAGCTAGCGCAAGAAATTGTGGTGAAGATAGGTTCTTAGGTAAACCTGGAAGATGCCAAACAAAGCTTGGCAAAATACTTTAAGGGGAAATTTTACACTTGTTATTGACATATGCCCACAATAGAGATACTATATTAATAGCGGATTATCCGAGGAGGTGATTGAACTGGCAGTTGTCTCAATCACGATTTTGGTGGAAAATACTGTACGGCGGCCCGAACTGCTGGCCGAGCATGGTTTTGCTGCTTTGGTAAACGTTAACGGTAGGAAGATACTGTTTGATACCGGCGCCGGTCATACACTAATTTCTAACGCTGGGGTTTTAGGGGTAGACCTAACTGATGTTTCGGCAGTAATTTTGAGCCATGGCCATTATGATCATACCGGTGGATTTATGGCTTTTCTTAAGCTTCATGGTCCGGTGGATGTTTACGCTCATCCCCATGTGTTTAGCGAACGTTACAAACTGCAAGAAGATATGGCTCCGGAATATATTGGCATTGGCTGGACCAGGGAGCAACTTCAAAACGAGGGCGCTATATCGAATCTGCAAACTACGCCGGCGGAACTGGAAGAAGGCGTGTTTCTCACCGGTGCAATCCCGCGGTTGACTCCGTATGAAAAAATATCGAACAAATTTCAAGTAAAATTAAACAACCGTTGGGAACAGGATAAAATTTTAGATGACCAGGCTCTTGTAATCCGATCTTCTAAAGGAATAGTCGTCATTTCAGGGTGTGCCCACGCTGGGCTTATCAATACCTTGAGACATGTACAGCTACTAACCGG
The DNA window shown above is from Bacillota bacterium and carries:
- a CDS encoding MBL fold metallo-hydrolase, translated to MIELAVVSITILVENTVRRPELLAEHGFAALVNVNGRKILFDTGAGHTLISNAGVLGVDLTDVSAVILSHGHYDHTGGFMAFLKLHGPVDVYAHPHVFSERYKLQEDMAPEYIGIGWTREQLQNEGAISNLQTTPAELEEGVFLTGAIPRLTPYEKISNKFQVKLNNRWEQDKILDDQALVIRSSKGIVVISGCAHAGLINTLRHVQLLTG